The Pseudomonas cavernicola DNA segment GCCCGAGCCTGCCGGCGATAGCCCTGACCACCGACAGCTCGACCATCACCTCGATCGCCAACGACTACAGCTACAACGAAGTGTTCTCCAAGCAAATCCGCGCCCTCGGCCAGCCGGGCGATGTGCTGCTAGCAATCTCCACCAGCGGCAACTCGGCCAACGTGATCCAGGCTATCCAAGCGGCCCACGACCGCGAGATGGTCGTGGTCGCCCTCACCGGCCGCGACGGCGGCGGCATGGCCTCGCTGCTGCTACCAGAAGACGTGGAAATCCGCGTACCGTCGAGAGTCACCGCACGCATTCAGGAAGTCCACCTACTGGCCATTCACTGCCTGTGTGACCTGATCGATAGCCAACTGTTTGGGAGTGAAGAATGACCCGCTCGCCACTAATCCTTGTCGCTCTGGCACTCAGTTTCGCCCTCGGCGGCTGCGGTAGCCGCTCGTTCGGCAATAAAATCGATGACCAATTCATCCCCTCAGAGGTCAGCGACAAAATCGCTAAAGCCAATCCAGACCTGGCAGTGGGCTCGCACATAGTCGTGACCAGCTATAACGGCGTGGTGCTGCTCGCCGGCCAAACGCCACGCAGCGAACTGAAAGGCATGGCCGAACAGGCCGCGCGCTCAGTACAGGGCGTGAGGAAAGTGCACAATGAACTACAGGTTATCCAGCCATCTTCCGCCCTGGCCCGCAGCAACGACGCCTTACTAACCACCAAGATCAAGACCCAGATGCTTACCGACAACAGCATCTCCAGCTCGCGGATCAAGGTGATCACCGAGAACGGCATTGTCTACCTTCTGGGTCTGGTCAGCCGCCAAGAGGCCACCAATGCTAGCAACTTGGTGCAAGGCGTATCCGGCGTGCAAAAAATCGTAAAACTGTTCGAGTACATCAATTAAGCCGACGACGTATCTCTGACACAAAAAAGGCGATCCGAGGATCGCCTTTTTATCGGCTACTTAACCACTTTCAAACTGGGTCGCCCACTCGGTCTGGGCGGCTCACCACCGGACGGACCATCATCGTCCGGCCCAGAGTCCGGCTCTTCATCCACCACCGGCGACTCCAAATCGAAGACCATGCCTTGACCGTTCTCGCGAGCATAAATCGCCAACACAGCCGTGGAGGGGATATACAAGGTGTGCGCCGCCCCACCGAAACGGCCCTCGAAACTCACCGCCTCGTTATCCATATGCAAATGGCGCACAGCGCTCGGCGAGGCGTTCAGCACTATCTGGCCGTCGCTGGCAAAGCCCTGAGGCACCTGCACGCCGGGATACTCGGCGTTGACCAACAGATGCGGCGTGCAATCGTTATCAACAATCCATTCGTAGAGTGCACGAATCAGATAAGGACGACTGGAGTTCATCGAAAGCTCCTTCAGCTTTAGCGCATATCGCGCTCGACGCCAGACAGACTGACCTGGAAGGCCTCGCGGGCAAACTGACGCTCCATGTAATCCAGTAGCGGCTTGGCTGGCTTGGGCAACTCGATCCCTAATTTCGGCAAACGCCAGAGGATCGGCAACAGACAACAATCTACCAAACTCAGCTCATCGCTGAGGAAGAATGCCTTATCGGCGAACAGTGGCGACACACCTGTCAGGCTTTCGCGCAACTCCTTGCGCGCCTGAATTCGGGCCGGTTCCTTGCTGCGCGGATCAAGGATCAGATCCACCAGAACACACCAATCACGCTGGATACGATGAATCAGCAGCCGGCTATTCGCCCGCGCCACCGGGTAAACCGGCAACAAGGGTGGGTGCGGATAGCGTTCGTCCAGATATTCCATCACGACAGTCGATTCATACAACGCCAGATCACGATCGACCAAGGTTGGTACGCTGCCGTAGGGGTTCACTTCTGCCAGCTTGGGTGGTGTGCGACCCGGTTCGACATTAATGATCTCGGCGCTTACACCCTTCTCGGCGAGCACGATACGTACGCGATGGGAATAGTGGTCGGCGGGGTCGGAGTAACAGGCCAACCGGTTGGTCACGCCCATGGCGGTCCTCCTCGCTTGTTAAAGTTATCAGAAGCAGAAAAACGTGCGCGCCCAAAGCGGGCGCGCACGTCAACAGCGGAAAAAACAGCTTATTAATGCACGTCCTTCCAGAATTCGCGCTTGAGCAGATAGGCAAACACGAAGAAGAAGGCCAGATAGAGCAGCACATAGGTACCAATGCGCTGGCTTTGCAGTTTCACCGGATTGGCCGAGTATTCCAGGAAGGTCACCAGATTCTTAACCTTCTCGTCGAACTCCGCCTCATTCAGCTTGCCGGTCTTCGGCAGCACAGTCAGCTGATCGCAGGCTTCATGAGTAATCGGCGTACCGGTCAGCGGGTCATACTGCTTCTTACCCCCGTCAACCGCTTGCACCTGCTTGCAGCCAACTACCTGGCGACCTTGCAAGCCAACCAGCACGTTAGGCATACCAACGTTGGGGAACACCTTGTTGTTCACACCCCAGGGCCGCGCCGGATCTTCATAGAAGTTACGCAGATAGGTGTACAACCAGTCAGTGCCACGCACACGAGCAACCAGAGTCAGATCCGGCGGTGCAGCACCAAACCAGCTCTTGGCATCAGCCGGCTGCATGCCGATCTTCATATGATCACCGATTTTCGCACCGGTGAACACCAGGTTTTCCAGCATCAACTCATGTGGAATCCCCAGATCATCAGCGACACGTTCGTAACGCTGGAACTTGGCACTGTGGCAACCCATACAGTAGTTGGCGAATGTCCGCGCGCCATCCTGCAGAGCAGCCTTATCGGTCAGGTCAATATCGACCTTGTCCAACTCATGGCCTCCGGACGCAAAAGAGACAGCCGGCAGTACAGCGAGAATCAATGCAGCAAATAGCTTTTTCATCAGCCAGTCACCCTTTCCGGAACCGGTTTGGTCTTCTCAAGCTTGGTGTAGAACGGCATCAGGATGAAATACGCGAAGTAGAGGAACGTACACACCTGCGACAGCAGCGTCCGCTCCGGAGTCGGCGCCAGAACACCCAGCACACCGAGAATCACGAAGGAAACGCAGAACGCCAGCAACCAGATCTTGCTTAGCCAACCCTTGTAGCGCATGGACTTGACCGGACTCCGATCAAGCCACGGCAGCACAAACAGCACTGCGATAGCGGCGCCCATGGCAATTACGCCCATCAGCTTGTCTGGAATCGCCCGCAGAATCGCGTAGAACGGCGTGAAATACCAAACAGGCGCAATGTGCTCGGGAGTCTTGAAGGCGTTAGCCACTTCGAAGTTGGGTTTCTCGAGGAAATAACCACCCATTTCCGGAAAGAAGAACACGATCGCGCAGAAGATAAACAGGAACACCACTACGCCGACGATATCTTTCACGGTGTAGTACGGGTGGAACGCGATACCGTCCAGCGGGACACCGTTCGCATCCTTGTGCTTCTTGATATCCACACCATCCGGGTTGTTCGAGCCCACTTCGTGCAGCGCCAGAATGTGCAGCACAACCAGGCCAAGCACCACGATCGGTAGCGCGATCACATGCAGCGCAAAGAAGCGGTTCAGCGTGATCCCCGAAATCAGATAGTCACCACGGATCCACTGAGTCAGATCGTCACCGATCACCGGGATCGCACCGAACAGCGAGATGATCACCTGGGCACCCCAGTAGGACATCTGCCCCCAAGGCAGCAGATAACCCATAAAGGCTTCAGCCATCAACGTCAGATAGATCAGCATGCCGAAGATCCAGACCAGCTCACGCGGCTTCTGATAGGAACCGTAGAGCAGACCACGGAACATGTGCAGATAAACCACGATGAAGAACGCCGAAGCACCGGTCGAGTGCAGCAGACGCAGGATCCAGCCGTACTCCACATCACGCATGATGTATTCGACGGAGGCAAACGCCTCTTCCGCCGATGGGGTATAGCTCATGGTCAGCCAGATGCCAGTGACGATCTGATTGACCAGCACCAACAGTGCCAAGGAGCCAAAAAAGTAGAAGAAGTTAAAGTTTTTCGGTGCGTAGTACTTGCTTAGATGGTCTTCCCACATTTTGGTGGCGGGAAAGCGCGCATCAATCCACTCCATGAATTTGCTCATCAGGCCTTCTCCTGGTCCACACCGATGACAATGACATCGTCCGACTCATATGAGTGCGGCGGCACTGGCAGATTCAAGGGGGCGGGTTGTGACTTGTAGACACGACCGGCGAGATCATAACGGGAGCCGTGGCAAGGGCAGAAATAACCACCCACCCATTCAGCACCGAGATCTACCGGCGCCACTTCTGGGCGGAAGGACGGGGAGCAGCCCAAATGCGTGCAGATACCGACCAGCACCAGGATTTCCGGCTTGATCGAGCGCACTTCAGGGTCCACATAAGTGGGCTGAGTTGACGCTTTGGATTCCGGATCGGCCAATCCCCCCTCGACCTTGACCAGGTTACCGAGAATCTCCTCAGTACGGCGCACGATAAACACCGGCTGACCACGCCACTCAGCAATCATCTGCTGTCCAGGCTCAATCTTGCCGACATTCACCTTCACCGCAGCCCCTGCGGCCTTGGCCTTGGCGCTCGGGAACCATGACCCCACGAACGGGACCGCAGCACCCACCGCTCCTGCAGCACCCACCACGGAAGTGGCCGCCACCAGAAAGCGACGCCGGCCTGCATTCACGCCGTCATTGCTCATTCAGTCGTCTCCCATCAGCTTTGTGGCCTGTTATTCAGGCATCTACTAAGTAAAAATCAAGCCGCGCAAAAAATTTGCCAAATGGTAAAGAAAAGCCCCATTTCTGACAAGGCAATTACTGGATACAAAATGGCTGAAACCCTTGTCGGACGCGGCATTTACCGGTGCGGCAAGTTGTCGCAACCCTAACAATCGCCCATAAAAAACGCCCAGCTCCGTAAGGAAACTGGGCGCTTTTGAACGCAGGTGCGAATTAACGCTTCGAGTACTGCGGACGCTTACGCGCTTTACGCAGACCGACTTTCTTACGCTCAACTTCACGAGCATCACGAGTAACGAAACCAGCTTTACGCAAAGCAGGACGCAGAGTTTCGTCGTAGTCCATCAGGGCGCGAGTGATGCCATGCCGAATGGCGCCAGCTTGACCGCTAACACCACCACCGAGAACGGTAACGTAGATGTCGAATTTCTCGACAGTCTCAGTCAACTCCAGCGGCTGGCGAACTACCATGCGGGCAGTTTCGCGACCGAAGAAGTTGTCCAGGGTGCGGTTGTTGATGGAAATCTTGCCAGTACCTGCACGCAGGAAAACGCGAGCGGTTGCAGTCTTGCGACGGCCAGTGCCGTAATTTTGAGTCGCCGACATAGTGAACTATTCCGTTAAAACTTCAGTTCTTGGGGCTGCTGAGCAGTGTGTGGGTGCACAGCACCCTTGTACACTTTCAACTTACGGTACATGTCGCGACCCAGCGGGTTCTTCGGCAGCATGCCTTTAACCGCGGTCTCGAGCACACGCTCAGGCGCCTTGGCGATCAGCTTTTCGAAGTTGATCGACTTGATGCCGCCCGGAAAACCGGAGTGAGAGTAGTACATTTTGTCAGTAGTCTTAGCACCGGTCACACGCACCTGCTCGGCATTGATAACGACGATGTAGTCACCGGTATCAACGTGCGGGGTGTATTCGGCTTTATGCTTGCCACGCAGACGGCTAGCGATTTCTGTGGCCAGACGACCCAGAGTCTGACCTGCAGCGTCGACGACAAACCAGTCGCGCTTAACAGTTTCCGGTTTAGCAGTAAAAGTTTTCATTCTTTAATAGCCTCAGGGGCCGCCCTGAAATGAGACGGCGGATCTTACTGAATAGTGCGTACTTTGACAAGTCAAAGACAGCCAGAGACGGACGCTATCGGGGGCTCGGGTCATCACGTCCGTACGGCCAGTTCGGCAGGCTAGGCATCCCCCAC contains these protein-coding regions:
- a CDS encoding cytochrome c1, producing the protein MKKLFAALILAVLPAVSFASGGHELDKVDIDLTDKAALQDGARTFANYCMGCHSAKFQRYERVADDLGIPHELMLENLVFTGAKIGDHMKIGMQPADAKSWFGAAPPDLTLVARVRGTDWLYTYLRNFYEDPARPWGVNNKVFPNVGMPNVLVGLQGRQVVGCKQVQAVDGGKKQYDPLTGTPITHEACDQLTVLPKTGKLNEAEFDEKVKNLVTFLEYSANPVKLQSQRIGTYVLLYLAFFFVFAYLLKREFWKDVH
- a CDS encoding phosphoheptose isomerase, producing the protein MDMQSRIRQLFQASIDTKQQAMEVLVPFIEQGSLAMVHALLNEGKILSCGNGGSAGDAQHFSSELLNRFERERPSLPAIALTTDSSTITSIANDYSYNEVFSKQIRALGQPGDVLLAISTSGNSANVIQAIQAAHDREMVVVALTGRDGGGMASLLLPEDVEIRVPSRVTARIQEVHLLAIHCLCDLIDSQLFGSEE
- the petA gene encoding ubiquinol-cytochrome c reductase iron-sulfur subunit, with amino-acid sequence MSNDGVNAGRRRFLVAATSVVGAAGAVGAAVPFVGSWFPSAKAKAAGAAVKVNVGKIEPGQQMIAEWRGQPVFIVRRTEEILGNLVKVEGGLADPESKASTQPTYVDPEVRSIKPEILVLVGICTHLGCSPSFRPEVAPVDLGAEWVGGYFCPCHGSRYDLAGRVYKSQPAPLNLPVPPHSYESDDVIVIGVDQEKA
- a CDS encoding glutathione S-transferase N-terminal domain-containing protein, with translation MGVTNRLACYSDPADHYSHRVRIVLAEKGVSAEIINVEPGRTPPKLAEVNPYGSVPTLVDRDLALYESTVVMEYLDERYPHPPLLPVYPVARANSRLLIHRIQRDWCVLVDLILDPRSKEPARIQARKELRESLTGVSPLFADKAFFLSDELSLVDCCLLPILWRLPKLGIELPKPAKPLLDYMERQFAREAFQVSLSGVERDMR
- the rplM gene encoding 50S ribosomal protein L13 — translated: MKTFTAKPETVKRDWFVVDAAGQTLGRLATEIASRLRGKHKAEYTPHVDTGDYIVVINAEQVRVTGAKTTDKMYYSHSGFPGGIKSINFEKLIAKAPERVLETAVKGMLPKNPLGRDMYRKLKVYKGAVHPHTAQQPQELKF
- a CDS encoding cytochrome b, which translates into the protein MSKFMEWIDARFPATKMWEDHLSKYYAPKNFNFFYFFGSLALLVLVNQIVTGIWLTMSYTPSAEEAFASVEYIMRDVEYGWILRLLHSTGASAFFIVVYLHMFRGLLYGSYQKPRELVWIFGMLIYLTLMAEAFMGYLLPWGQMSYWGAQVIISLFGAIPVIGDDLTQWIRGDYLISGITLNRFFALHVIALPIVVLGLVVLHILALHEVGSNNPDGVDIKKHKDANGVPLDGIAFHPYYTVKDIVGVVVFLFIFCAIVFFFPEMGGYFLEKPNFEVANAFKTPEHIAPVWYFTPFYAILRAIPDKLMGVIAMGAAIAVLFVLPWLDRSPVKSMRYKGWLSKIWLLAFCVSFVILGVLGVLAPTPERTLLSQVCTFLYFAYFILMPFYTKLEKTKPVPERVTG
- a CDS encoding ClpXP protease specificity-enhancing factor, with protein sequence MNSSRPYLIRALYEWIVDNDCTPHLLVNAEYPGVQVPQGFASDGQIVLNASPSAVRHLHMDNEAVSFEGRFGGAAHTLYIPSTAVLAIYARENGQGMVFDLESPVVDEEPDSGPDDDGPSGGEPPRPSGRPSLKVVK
- a CDS encoding BON domain-containing protein, which produces MTRSPLILVALALSFALGGCGSRSFGNKIDDQFIPSEVSDKIAKANPDLAVGSHIVVTSYNGVVLLAGQTPRSELKGMAEQAARSVQGVRKVHNELQVIQPSSALARSNDALLTTKIKTQMLTDNSISSSRIKVITENGIVYLLGLVSRQEATNASNLVQGVSGVQKIVKLFEYIN
- the rpsI gene encoding 30S ribosomal protein S9, whose amino-acid sequence is MSATQNYGTGRRKTATARVFLRAGTGKISINNRTLDNFFGRETARMVVRQPLELTETVEKFDIYVTVLGGGVSGQAGAIRHGITRALMDYDETLRPALRKAGFVTRDAREVERKKVGLRKARKRPQYSKR